From Mucilaginibacter rubeus, a single genomic window includes:
- a CDS encoding gliding motility-associated C-terminal domain-containing protein, with translation MILVIFCHQNQYAQGNVQFHVNTHILGGKKILRVKCDFNDPYAWVLAEHNQVYRINSATKKVDDFTAQFSSYHDLTFIDIAGESADTVFIATGNKMVIQYKKGVTNTISAAQGLVDDINSIGVDYSGIFLTETANVLLIGTFNGMFRYNMDTEELILSSHKEDSQIFEATYKKLFHSGTYDSSGPQTGTLRFIPTLVFDDHTYFPGYVWLDGQTFGDHINTAFYTTPTIYDSQIHPNFLNIYWGNDKGMFQIKNSGSYYLSDNYKHYLDNIQVNKITSIYGLTAFGDGHAFFDAGLIKENMLIGTDQGLYYSTAMYDYYGNNNQLNEFTLSHFDELGNIRVNDISVYPKSTREPVCEDGFWLATDDGLYFVKPDYAAALNNQQAKLISFENEPYDPALKRICEGNEAHLLADQYNDGNAAVQWYRNGQELPGESGVELVTTKPGDYYAVLYDPCQNFHFESNHLKVEVISAPIFSFNYPDHKQYCGISEFKLETDYSQAYHYRWYKDGELLDKTDNFLLVNENGTYKVEVSACDGTWVPSKETGVEFINLPEPKVIPDKFKYCEGETAHLNSGVPPDDSYNINWYRDGEPLTENLNKQEIEVVKPGSYTVKLTAKNGDCFKVSEAAALSFTPLPHFTFDYPDVLSYCNEPSTILKTTLNPSYQYRWYKDGVLNGITGNVLTVTASGLYALEVSSCEGSWVGTKNVQVNLARLPNPQLTADKTSYCTGDIAKISAGISPSADYAINWTNNGVPLPEWDGHSTINATAEGRYRAIVTSTLLHTCFYVSTEYALTFNPEPGLTLERSTTQTLCDGQLLTVRAVYNEGSIRWSDGQSTDLITITRPGNYGVGLTSTTGCYRHIDFDINFYALPVINIPDAVICPSAHQTIILTADEGYSTYLWNGVKGGSQFSVDRPQIVQLTVIDNNGCQATKQITVSEQCQETSIPNTFTPNGDGINDTWVIPPLESVPDVSVQVFNRYGTKVYQSNGLYTPWNGRMGTKRLPAGTYYYIISEKKAGKKFSGNVTLIY, from the coding sequence ATGATTCTGGTGATTTTTTGTCATCAGAATCAATATGCGCAAGGGAATGTGCAGTTCCATGTCAATACCCATATCCTTGGCGGTAAAAAAATCCTGAGAGTAAAATGTGATTTTAATGATCCTTACGCCTGGGTACTGGCAGAGCACAACCAGGTATACCGGATAAACAGCGCTACTAAAAAGGTTGACGATTTTACCGCTCAGTTTTCCTCATATCATGATTTAACTTTCATTGATATTGCCGGTGAAAGTGCTGATACCGTTTTTATTGCGACCGGCAATAAAATGGTAATACAATACAAAAAGGGAGTCACTAATACCATCTCCGCAGCCCAGGGGCTTGTCGATGATATCAATTCCATAGGTGTTGATTATAGCGGGATATTTTTAACCGAGACCGCTAATGTGCTCCTCATAGGGACTTTTAACGGTATGTTCCGCTATAATATGGATACGGAGGAGCTGATACTGAGTTCACATAAGGAAGACAGCCAGATATTTGAAGCGACCTATAAAAAATTATTTCACAGCGGTACTTACGATTCCAGTGGCCCGCAAACAGGTACACTAAGATTTATTCCGACATTGGTATTTGACGATCATACTTATTTTCCGGGTTATGTGTGGCTGGATGGACAAACGTTTGGTGATCATATTAATACCGCATTTTATACTACCCCGACGATTTATGATTCCCAGATCCATCCCAACTTTCTGAATATCTATTGGGGCAATGATAAGGGAATGTTCCAGATAAAAAATAGCGGCAGTTACTATTTGAGTGATAATTATAAGCATTACCTGGATAATATCCAGGTAAACAAGATTACCAGTATTTACGGGCTCACGGCTTTCGGTGACGGGCACGCCTTTTTTGATGCGGGGCTGATCAAGGAGAATATGCTGATAGGGACAGATCAGGGCCTGTATTACAGTACGGCCATGTACGACTATTATGGGAATAATAACCAGTTAAATGAATTCACACTTAGCCATTTTGATGAGCTTGGCAATATCCGGGTGAATGATATTTCAGTGTATCCAAAGTCGACCAGGGAACCGGTTTGCGAGGACGGCTTCTGGCTCGCGACCGATGACGGGCTTTATTTCGTTAAGCCTGACTACGCCGCGGCGCTCAATAACCAGCAGGCCAAACTGATCTCTTTTGAAAATGAACCTTATGACCCCGCATTAAAACGCATTTGCGAGGGTAACGAAGCTCATCTTTTAGCAGATCAATATAACGATGGCAATGCTGCGGTGCAGTGGTATCGTAACGGACAGGAATTACCGGGAGAAAGCGGCGTAGAACTGGTCACTACAAAGCCCGGCGACTATTATGCGGTATTGTACGATCCCTGCCAGAATTTTCATTTTGAAAGTAACCACCTGAAGGTGGAAGTGATCTCGGCCCCGATATTCAGCTTTAATTATCCAGACCATAAACAGTATTGCGGTATCTCCGAATTCAAACTGGAAACAGATTATAGCCAGGCCTATCATTACCGTTGGTATAAAGATGGGGAGCTGCTGGATAAAACAGATAATTTTCTGCTGGTAAACGAAAACGGTACTTATAAAGTTGAAGTCAGTGCATGTGACGGAACCTGGGTGCCGTCAAAAGAAACGGGGGTGGAGTTTATCAACTTACCTGAGCCTAAAGTTATCCCTGATAAATTCAAGTATTGCGAAGGAGAAACGGCGCATTTAAATTCCGGTGTGCCGCCAGACGATAGCTATAATATAAACTGGTACCGAGACGGCGAGCCATTAACCGAAAATTTGAACAAGCAGGAAATAGAGGTGGTTAAACCCGGTAGTTATACAGTTAAATTGACAGCCAAAAACGGCGATTGTTTTAAGGTTTCGGAAGCAGCCGCCCTATCTTTTACGCCGTTACCACATTTTACATTTGATTATCCGGACGTACTGAGCTATTGTAATGAACCATCGACGATACTCAAAACAACATTAAACCCATCATACCAGTACCGCTGGTATAAGGATGGTGTCCTAAACGGTATAACGGGCAATGTGCTTACTGTAACCGCTTCCGGTTTGTATGCGCTGGAAGTCAGTTCCTGCGAAGGGAGTTGGGTCGGGACCAAAAATGTTCAGGTTAACCTGGCGCGTTTACCAAACCCGCAACTAACTGCGGACAAGACCAGTTACTGCACGGGTGATATTGCTAAAATCAGCGCCGGTATAAGTCCATCTGCAGATTATGCCATAAACTGGACCAATAACGGTGTCCCCTTGCCAGAGTGGGATGGCCATAGTACAATAAACGCTACGGCGGAGGGCAGATACCGGGCAATCGTGACCAGTACGCTTCTACATACTTGTTTTTACGTTTCAACCGAATATGCACTGACATTTAATCCGGAACCTGGGTTAACGCTTGAACGCAGTACAACTCAAACCTTATGCGATGGACAGTTGCTGACGGTGAGAGCTGTTTACAATGAGGGGAGTATCAGGTGGTCCGACGGGCAAAGCACGGATCTGATCACGATCACCAGACCGGGGAATTATGGTGTGGGCTTGACGTCCACTACAGGATGCTACAGGCACATAGACTTCGATATAAATTTTTATGCTTTGCCGGTGATCAATATTCCCGACGCTGTCATTTGTCCCTCAGCTCATCAAACCATTATTTTAACCGCTGACGAAGGTTATTCGACTTATCTCTGGAACGGCGTAAAAGGTGGATCTCAATTTAGTGTCGATCGTCCGCAAATTGTTCAGCTTACCGTAATCGATAACAATGGCTGCCAGGCCACAAAACAAATTACAGTTTCAGAACAATGTCAGGAAACATCGATCCCGAATACGTTTACGCCGAACGGTGATGGGATCAATGATACCTGGGTAATACCTCCGCTTGAAAGCGTCCCCGATGTTTCGGTACAAGTGTTTAACCGCTACGGAACGAAAGTTTATCAAAGTAACGGCCTGTATACGCCCTGGAACGGACGGATGGGAACTAAAAGACTGCCCGCAGGGACCTATTATTACATCATTTCAGAAAAGAAGGCAGGCAAAAAGTTTTCAGGCAATGTGACGTTGATTTATTAA
- a CDS encoding DUF6443 domain-containing protein, which yields MKIQAVKFFALMIVAILLSSIVCGQALVSNPSNNQNYILTTVPRTAGIKNVNSIYTNAQNIFTVSQTIQYSDGLGRPVQSIQVMGSPTFKDVVQPIAYDQFGREAVKYEPYAVTGVSDGSFKANAINDQKAFYNSAVTPASVTKTAFPFAQTVFEQAPLNRITEQGAAGDNWQPAGTVGTTNPGHTNKIGYTSNNALAWTTDQDHSLIVPMYNVGITTTTTNGVTLISRSLTSNGNYSAGELIVTVSKDENWVSGRAGTTEEYRDINGRVVLKRIYNNPNNVLQELSTYYVYDNLGNLCFVLTPGSNADNALPTQTLLDNFCYQYQYDGRNRLIGKKVPSKGWEYTVYNQLDQTVATQDANQRAKNQWLIKKYDAMSRVIGSFLWTNSNTGISQGQLQYNVKTQNSALWEARDYTNNTTVYPTGYVISSYPNNGLVALSLNYYDDYNYGVLPTKYVYQQVSAQFAATASNTTEGLLVATRNVVLNTITASQPDMLWTINYYDDLGRVVQTYGQHYLGGTVNINNYDQLSTSYNFNNQISGTLRKHFNSASTTTAALTANLKYTFDQIGRKLNSSEQINGGSNIILSSVVYDEVGQVAAKKLHSENNGTTYLQTVSYSYNERGWLNQSSAPLFAMQLQYNAGSSPQYNGNITSQLWGTPGNLTKSYSYTYDKLNRLLSGVNNEGYSEQSITYDVMGNIQTLNRLAPGSAATNLTYTYASNNLQAISGLTTTNYGFDSNGNMNYDARNKNNISYNLADLPQTVTGNSNITYVYDVTGLKLRRISTNTGTTDYDGGIQYDNGAISFIQTEEGRALVSGGTVSYEYYLSDNLGNTRIGFVNSGGTASIVQQDDYYPFGKEIPRFVNGIKNDYLFNAKELQEETGELDYSRRFYDPIIGRFTTVDPMSEKSRRFAVYAYCENNPIRNIDPDGMVTVKGGYGEDIDVSPFDTWSADGGVTVTYEGKSYNGLYSFFANNLDVAAAYNIQTGADLGISPFWSYMTKSDLVAFVKQIYPNLTPGSLQNTAGQIFEKTFNNFMTTYSDKGYSPNTTAFPTDVAGRKAVIPDGISAAKFEVRDEEDAVLDRTLIPYVSWYEVKATASVISGSSFGNQAIGLVDALYKSNPVAAQEGYSSLVFVTTSDATISPRFVNQAKTGYNINLWQFRAIYRKTDDGIKVSFYDPDFAGVFFRWNYIRQSVYLSH from the coding sequence ATGAAAATCCAAGCTGTCAAGTTTTTTGCGCTAATGATCGTTGCCATTCTGCTATCATCGATTGTGTGCGGGCAGGCCTTGGTCAGCAATCCGAGTAATAACCAGAACTACATACTAACGACAGTTCCTAGAACCGCCGGTATTAAGAACGTCAACAGTATCTACACAAACGCCCAAAATATTTTTACCGTGTCGCAGACTATCCAGTATTCTGATGGTTTAGGAAGACCGGTACAAAGCATTCAGGTTATGGGCAGTCCAACATTTAAAGATGTGGTTCAGCCAATTGCATATGATCAGTTTGGACGCGAGGCTGTAAAATATGAGCCATATGCTGTGACCGGGGTGAGTGATGGAAGTTTCAAAGCAAACGCTATTAATGATCAGAAAGCATTTTACAATAGTGCCGTCACCCCGGCAAGCGTAACAAAAACAGCATTCCCTTTTGCGCAGACGGTATTTGAACAGGCGCCGCTTAATCGCATAACTGAGCAGGGAGCAGCCGGAGATAATTGGCAGCCGGCTGGGACTGTCGGAACAACTAATCCGGGCCACACTAATAAAATCGGTTATACCTCCAATAATGCATTGGCATGGACAACTGATCAGGACCACAGCCTGATTGTACCGATGTACAATGTCGGCATAACGACCACAACCACAAACGGTGTCACTCTGATTTCCCGTTCGCTCACATCGAACGGAAACTATAGCGCTGGCGAGTTGATCGTAACCGTGAGCAAAGATGAAAACTGGGTAAGTGGCAGAGCTGGAACTACGGAAGAATATAGAGATATTAACGGAAGGGTGGTGCTCAAAAGGATTTATAACAATCCCAATAATGTCCTGCAGGAATTATCAACGTATTATGTATACGATAATTTGGGGAATTTATGTTTTGTATTAACGCCTGGCAGTAATGCTGACAATGCTTTACCAACACAGACTCTTCTTGACAATTTTTGTTATCAGTATCAATATGATGGACGAAACAGGCTGATCGGAAAGAAAGTTCCGTCCAAAGGCTGGGAGTACACCGTTTATAATCAGTTAGATCAGACAGTGGCTACACAGGACGCAAACCAGCGGGCAAAGAATCAATGGCTAATAAAAAAATATGACGCGATGTCCAGGGTGATCGGCTCATTCTTGTGGACAAACAGTAATACTGGAATCAGCCAGGGACAGTTACAATACAACGTAAAAACACAGAACAGCGCCCTTTGGGAGGCAAGGGATTACACCAACAATACAACGGTTTATCCAACCGGTTATGTGATAAGCTCTTATCCGAACAACGGCCTGGTTGCACTTAGCCTGAATTATTATGATGATTACAATTATGGTGTCCTGCCTACAAAGTATGTTTATCAGCAAGTTTCAGCACAGTTCGCTGCAACAGCAAGTAATACGACAGAAGGACTGCTCGTTGCTACGCGCAATGTCGTCCTGAACACAATAACTGCATCCCAGCCTGACATGTTATGGACCATTAATTATTATGACGACCTGGGTAGGGTTGTACAAACCTATGGGCAGCATTATTTAGGCGGAACGGTTAACATAAATAATTATGATCAACTGTCTACCAGCTATAATTTTAATAATCAAATTTCCGGGACGTTGCGTAAGCATTTCAATTCCGCAAGCACAACAACTGCGGCTTTAACGGCTAACCTGAAATACACTTTTGACCAGATCGGTCGCAAGCTGAACTCATCTGAACAGATCAATGGAGGCTCAAATATTATTCTTAGTTCTGTTGTATATGATGAAGTAGGGCAGGTTGCAGCAAAGAAATTACATTCGGAAAATAACGGCACCACGTATTTACAGACAGTCAGTTATTCTTACAATGAACGTGGCTGGCTTAATCAAAGTTCGGCACCACTATTTGCGATGCAGTTACAATACAATGCTGGAAGCAGCCCTCAATATAATGGGAATATCACATCGCAACTATGGGGAACGCCCGGAAATCTAACGAAAAGTTATAGTTATACCTACGATAAACTTAATCGCTTATTATCAGGAGTAAATAATGAAGGCTACAGCGAGCAGTCTATAACTTATGATGTCATGGGGAATATCCAGACATTAAACAGACTTGCTCCGGGATCTGCAGCGACCAATTTAACCTATACGTACGCGTCTAATAATCTTCAGGCTATCAGTGGGCTGACAACGACTAATTACGGTTTTGACAGCAACGGTAATATGAACTACGACGCCAGGAATAAAAATAATATTTCTTATAATCTGGCAGATCTTCCGCAGACCGTGACTGGAAACTCGAACATTACGTACGTTTATGATGTGACGGGGTTAAAGCTAAGAAGAATCAGCACGAATACAGGTACGACTGATTATGACGGCGGGATCCAGTATGACAATGGTGCCATCAGCTTTATTCAAACGGAAGAGGGAAGGGCACTCGTGTCCGGGGGGACAGTTAGTTATGAGTATTACCTTTCCGACAACCTGGGGAATACCAGGATTGGATTTGTAAATTCAGGTGGCACTGCCAGTATTGTCCAGCAAGATGATTATTATCCTTTTGGCAAGGAAATTCCCCGGTTCGTGAATGGAATTAAAAATGATTATCTGTTCAATGCTAAGGAACTTCAGGAGGAAACCGGTGAGTTGGATTATTCCCGTCGTTTTTATGATCCTATTATAGGTCGGTTTACTACAGTGGATCCAATGTCGGAAAAATCCAGGAGGTTCGCCGTTTATGCCTATTGTGAAAATAATCCGATCCGAAATATAGACCCGGATGGTATGGTCACAGTCAAAGGCGGGTATGGTGAAGATATCGATGTTTCGCCATTTGATACCTGGAGCGCAGATGGCGGGGTCACTGTTACTTACGAAGGCAAGAGCTATAATGGCCTTTACAGCTTTTTTGCCAATAACCTGGATGTAGCTGCCGCTTACAACATTCAGACAGGAGCAGACTTGGGAATTAGTCCTTTCTGGAGCTATATGACCAAGTCAGATTTGGTAGCTTTCGTAAAACAAATTTATCCGAATTTAACACCGGGAAGTCTACAGAATACGGCTGGGCAAATTTTTGAGAAAACGTTCAATAATTTTATGACAACGTATAGTGATAAGGGTTATTCACCTAATACCACAGCATTTCCAACTGATGTCGCTGGAAGAAAGGCTGTGATACCTGACGGAATTTCTGCCGCGAAATTCGAGGTGAGGGATGAAGAAGATGCTGTCCTTGACCGGACTTTGATTCCTTATGTGTCCTGGTACGAAGTCAAAGCGACAGCTTCTGTCATCAGCGGCAGCAGTTTTGGAAATCAGGCAATCGGTCTTGTCGACGCACTGTATAAATCCAATCCCGTCGCCGCGCAAGAAGGTTATTCTTCCTTGGTATTCGTAACAACATCAGATGCAACGATTTCTCCCCGATTTGTTAACCAAGCTAAGACTGGCTATAATATCAATCTGTGGCAGTTCAGGGCAATCTACAGAAAGACGGATGACGGAATAAAGGTGTCTTTTTACGATCCGGATTTTGCGGGGGTGTTTTTTAGATGGAATTATATCAGACAGTCTGTATACCTGAGCCATTAA
- a CDS encoding acyltransferase family protein — MAHANLMVDKQMFSGAFIIGWSGVDFFFILSGFIIYYINFKYAGKRNELKKYLSKRLIRVYPIYWLYTTAFLILNYLLIKFAGKGIINWISLDFMGILRSYLLYPTNIVKSEMPIIPVAWTLSFEIIFYIIFGVYILSNKKIFQLIVGIWMLFVALNFFKVIDVTQSPLLSTLCNAKNIEFIYGCVIAHLSLKNKISRNRSIGISVLLVGMILLAISWINEMNQCRYFPKMDSLNFGIPYSLIIYGLISLETYNPNNKIKNSLVFLGDASYSIYLMHYISIVILYVIFKRIMHNHYGVFVIITTVLTAAGCICYSWIEMPLLKTIRRYSKKQNTPVIVH; from the coding sequence ATGGCACATGCAAACCTAATGGTAGATAAGCAGATGTTTTCCGGCGCTTTTATTATTGGATGGAGTGGCGTAGACTTTTTCTTTATATTAAGCGGTTTTATTATCTATTACATTAATTTTAAATATGCGGGTAAAAGAAATGAGTTAAAAAAATATTTAAGTAAAAGATTGATAAGGGTTTATCCGATATACTGGCTTTACACTACAGCTTTTCTGATACTCAATTATTTACTGATTAAATTTGCGGGTAAAGGGATTATCAATTGGATCAGCTTGGATTTTATGGGGATCTTACGCTCATATTTATTATATCCAACCAATATTGTAAAAAGCGAAATGCCAATTATTCCTGTGGCCTGGACGCTTAGTTTCGAAATAATATTTTACATTATTTTTGGCGTGTACATATTGTCAAATAAAAAGATATTTCAACTCATTGTTGGAATATGGATGCTCTTTGTCGCTTTAAACTTTTTCAAAGTTATCGATGTAACTCAGTCTCCTTTGTTGTCGACCTTATGTAATGCAAAAAATATTGAATTTATCTATGGATGCGTTATAGCTCACCTATCGTTAAAAAATAAAATTAGCCGAAACCGATCTATTGGTATATCGGTACTACTCGTTGGAATGATACTATTAGCAATATCATGGATTAACGAAATGAACCAATGCAGATACTTTCCCAAAATGGATAGCTTGAATTTTGGAATTCCTTACAGCCTTATCATTTATGGACTCATATCATTGGAAACATATAATCCAAATAACAAAATTAAGAATTCATTAGTTTTCCTGGGGGACGCATCATACTCTATATATTTAATGCATTATATTTCCATTGTTATTTTATACGTTATTTTTAAACGTATCATGCACAACCATTACGGTGTTTTTGTTATAATAACCACTGTTTTGACAGCCGCAGGATGTATCTGTTATTCCTGGATTGAAATGCCATTGTTAAAGACTATCAGAAGGTATTCCAAGAAACAAAATACTCCGGTTATCGTCCATTAA